The nucleotide window CACGGTAACGTGCCATTTCATTGACAACGAATGGCAGATGCACaacaacgtgttacagacacgtgTACTGGAGGAGACCCATTCAGGGGTAAACATTGGACAAGTCCTCAGGGCTGCGTGCGAAGAGTGGGGCCTCACGACTAAAGCACCAGCTCTCGTCACGGACAACGCGTCCAATATGAAGAGGGCCGGGGAAGAGGCAGGGATGGCACCTCACATAATATGTTTCGTGCACACACTCAACCTTTCCACGCAAGATGGCCTTAAGATCCCTGCCACAGACAGGCTTTTGGGGCGTGTGAGAAGAATCGTGGGGTTTTTCCACCGCAGCGCAGTTGCCACCGCACTtctcaaagaaaaacaaacactgCTGGACCTCCCATGCCACAAGCTGAAAGCTGACGTGAAAACTCGGTGGAACAGCTCTTTTGAAATGTTGGAGAGATTTCTAGAACAACAAGCAGCTGTGACGGCAACCCTACTCGACAAGAAACTAAGGAAAGGCGCAGGTGACATCCACACTCTATCTGAAAGTGATCTCTTGGCTGCGGAACAAATGGTAGCCCTGCTAGCCCCGCTGAAGGCTGCCACAATGGTCATGTGCGAAGAAAAGCAGCCCACGGTGTCCTCAATCGCACCACTCCGAACCAAATTGCTGGCGCATTTCGAATGCTCTCCAGATGACATCCCGTTGATAAAAGAAATGAAACGAGTTATGGCTGAGGATCTGAGAGAACGCTACGTGGATGAGGAACCATTCTTACTCCGAGCAGCTGCGTTGGATCCCAGGTTTAAAAAGCTTCCCTTCCTGTGTGATAACAGAAGACATGAAACCTTTAACGGGATTGCCGAAGAAGCTGCACAGCTGAAGGAATGGAGGGTAGGTTGTTTCTCATCATCTACTTTTTAATACAGTATAGCGTTTGTTAATGTTGTTTTActttttgtagtagtagtaatgttgTAGTGCTTTTACAGTAATGAACTGTTGGAACTGTTGGGTGCTTattttgttgtgtgtgtgcgcgcgtctgTTACAGAATGAATCAGAGGCCCAGCCTGAGGAAACACCAACCCATGCCCAGATGTGTGATGTGCAAGGCACAGAGACTATTGAAGGTATCTGTTCATACATTCTAGACATACAGTACTTCAAATATATCATACAGATTATACTCTAACCTAATGATATCACATGCTTTTTTAATATGCTGTACTCTTTTTTTTAACTGTATTATACTAAACTATACTATATGACTACACTGCTATACTAACTATACTATATTTTTTACTTACTCTACTCTTTATTTtgtcttattttttgtttaatttAGAAACACCCCCAAGTGCCAAGAAATCAAAAGTATTCGAGGACCTGTTTGGCGACTCCTTCTGCACTGAGGACCCAAGTGTCAGGAAGAAAACAGCCAAAGAGCTAGCTGATGATGAAATTAGAAAGTACAGAGATGTTGCATCTCTGAGCCTGGGTGGTAAGGTGTTAGATTGGTGGAAAGCTCACCAGGCTGAGTTTCCTCTCCTGGCCGACCTGGCCAAGACCTACTTGTGCATACCTGGTACAAGTGTACCCTCCGAACGTGTATTTACCACAGCAGGGGACATCGTGCATTCAGAGCGTAGTGTTTTGTCTTCTGAGCATGTGGACCAactgatttttttaaagaaaaatctGTCAAGAAGCACCATTGAAGCAGGTATGGAAGTGTAACAGAGCTGTACTTTTGTTTACTAGCTGTTCTCTTCGTTACATCCCTTCAGTATCTAGAACAGATGCATTACTATTATTGAATGAAGTATAGGCCTACTTTTTTGCTGCTAGTGCACATTCTGGCTCATTGCACTGACTgtggagtatttttattttatagtgAATGAAAGATAGGCctatgttttattttttgttgcttttttgctgCTGATGCACTTTTGTTGTTATTGCACTGATTTTgtggagtatttttattttacagTATAAGTGCAAGTATAGACCTATGTTTTTGTTACATTTCTCTGGTAGTGCACTTTTGCGGTCATTGCACTGATTTTGTGAAATACTTTTTTCATGTAAGGCTTAAGAAAGGCCCTTCAGTATCTATAGCTAAGACAGGTGCATTTTTTTGGTGAATGAGGTGTACAGTAGGCTTAGGTGGAGCACTACTTTGTTACTTTTGTTATTTGCTATTCTTTCTCAAATAAAATATTTGATATTACAGCTTCTGttgatttatttaaaatttgaaaTATAGCCTAGCccgtaaagtaaaaaaaaaaaaatcgaaccaATTAATCGAATCGGATCGAATCGAATCGTGGGGCATTCTTAAGTATCGAAAATAATCGAATCGTTGCCTTAAGAAATCGATACTGAATCGAATCGTCATGATGGCAGTGATTTACACCCctactggtgtgacccccttgtgcagcaataactgcaactaaacgtttccggtaactgttgatcagtcctgcacaccggcttggaggaagtttagcccattcctccgtacagaacagcttcaactctgggatgttggtgggtttcctcacatgaactgctcgcttcaggtccattggattaaggtcaggactttgacttggccattccaaaacattaactttattcttctttaaccattctttggtagtacgacttgtgtgcttcgggtcattgtcttgctgcatgacccaccttctcttgagattcagttcatggacagatgtcctgacattttccttcagaatttgctggtataattcagaattcattgttccatcaatgatggcaagctgtcttggcccagatgcagcaaaacaggcccaaatcatgatactaccaccaccatgtttcacagatgggataagggtcttatgctggaatgcagtgttttcctttctccaaacataatgctgttcatttaaaccaaaagttctattttggtctcatccgtccacaaaatatttttccaatagccttttggcttgtccacgtgatttttagcaaactgcagacgagcagcaatgtcctttttggagagcagtggctttctccttgcaaccctgccatgcacaccattgtttttcagtgttttcctgatggtggactcatgaacattaacattagccaatgtgagagaggccttcagttgcttagaagttaccctggggtcctttgtgacctcgtcgactattacacgccttgctcttggagtgatctttgttggtcgacctctcctggggagggtaacaatggtcttgaatttcctccatttgtacacaatctctctgactgtggattggtggagtccaaactctttagagatggttttgtaaccttttccagcctgatgagcatcaacaacactttttctgaggtcctcagaaatctcctttgttcgtgccatgatacacttccacaaacatgtattgtgaagatcagactttgatagatccctgttctttaaataaatcagggtgcccactcacacctgattgtcatcccattaattgaaaacacctgactctaatttcaccttcaaattaactgctaatcctagaggttcacatactttcgccactcacaggtatgtaatattggatcattttcctcaagaaataaatgaccaagtataatatttttgtctcatttgtttaactgggttctctttatctacttttaagacttgtgtgaaaatctgatgatgttttaggtcatatttaagcagaaatatagaaaattctaaagggttcacaaactttcaagcaccactgtatgtatgtatatatgtatgtgtatatatatatatatatatatatatatatatatatatatatatacacacacacacacacatacatatatatatatatatatatatacacacatatatatatatatatatatatatatatatatatatatatatatatgtgtatatatatatatatatatatatatatatatatatatatatacacatatatatatatatatatatatatatatatatatatatatatgtgtgtatatatatatatatatatatatatatatatatatatatatgtatgtatgtgtacgacatgggagatcggggttcgaatcccggtcggggcaaaacatcatccagtaagggtccttaggcaagacccctcatgatatatcagcctacctcaggaacgaGTGACTGCCGGCTCAgacgtcataccggctcagacgtcgcccgggtcaacaaggtctgcgtcagttgctagggaaccagggcaaactgatgagaaatgggctactggaacaagacatcgatggatgaggacagaaaatatggaattgctggaatgctactatacaagcaatcccagagagaggggatacatgcagtgaatgtgggaccattggatatttcgaaacccacaatcaagaaattaacaaagaaacagctattagcccagtaatCGAAATCTGGAAACTGGAAACCTGATTTCAGAAgaaagaagatctactagtagatgtgaatgctgctctgaagacaatctccacaagaaccatcactgagacagcTGATACAGCAACAGTAATGGAGATTgcgatcatggagatgcttggacacaaggtgggctcgggacataaacagtatccaccatggaagagacgattagaggccaagataaaagcAGCAtggagctagctgaactacagaaagtacaactcactctccataccagaggcgctcgaaactgccaaaacagcgactaacagctctggccacccggttgaagagatacaccaaggagggagaggcaaacagccaaggtgtactctcagtggcagggaaacaacaaccggtcagacccaccaaggtggaaaaatactggaaagacatatgggaaagaaaggcatcacacaacaccgatgcccaatggttagtggacctaagagctgaccacagcaacctcccagaacaagaaccagtaaccatctcaatggcagacatccaagaaagagtgtcaaagatgaagagctggacagcacgaggccccgatatgatccatacgtactggctgaagaagctaacttgctaacccaaggcaggacagtccta belongs to Neoarius graeffei isolate fNeoGra1 chromosome 11, fNeoGra1.pri, whole genome shotgun sequence and includes:
- the LOC132894625 gene encoding E3 SUMO-protein ligase ZBED1-like, which produces MGAEVKATLRDLNASCARGFRKSFLAFPFNKVRVEPAPHAFPGSVPKYCVVGFDSHVECDQQFRNRDTAHQGDVIASPLQTNGMSHNAWVLGILDPHESGPEVDMGGEDSDARPYSVVENEGFRYLLEILEPRYNVPSRQYFSQSYIANMYAKVREDVINELKEAQRVALTSDGWTSCTTESYITVTCHFIDNEWQMHNNVLQTRVLEETHSGVNIGQVLRAACEEWGLTTKAPALVTDNASNMKRAGEEAGMAPHIICFVHTLNLSTQDGLKIPATDRLLGRVRRIVGFFHRSAVATALLKEKQTLLDLPCHKLKADVKTRWNSSFEMLERFLEQQAAVTATLLDKKLRKGAGDIHTLSESDLLAAEQMVALLAPLKAATMVMCEEKQPTVSSIAPLRTKLLAHFECSPDDIPLIKEMKRVMAEDLRERYVDEEPFLLRAAALDPRFKKLPFLCDNRRHETFNGIAEEAAQLKEWRNESEAQPEETPTHAQMCDVQGTETIEETPPSAKKSKVFEDLFGDSFCTEDPSVRKKTAKELADDEIRKYRDVASLSLGGKVLDWWKAHQAEFPLLADLAKTYLCIPGTSVPSERVFTTAGDIVHSERSVLSSEHVDQLIFLKKNLSRSTIEAGMEV